From the Serratia nematodiphila DZ0503SBS1 genome, one window contains:
- the rfaD gene encoding ADP-glyceromanno-heptose 6-epimerase, whose translation MIIVTGGAGMIGSNIIKALNDKGYRDILVVDNLKDGTKFVNLVDLDIADYIDKEDFIASIVAGDDLGDIEAVFHEGACSATTEWDGKYMMDNNYQYSKDLLHYCLDREIPFLYASSAATYGGREEFIEEREYEAPLNVYGYSKFLFDQYVREILPEADSQICGFRYFNVYGPREGHKGSMASVAFHLNTQINRGENPKLFAGSENFKRDFIYVGDVAAVNLWFWETGKSGIFNCGTGRAETFQAVADAVVDFHQKGAVEYIEFPEKLKGRYQAYTQADLTKLRAAGYNAPFKTVAEGVKEYMAWLNRTA comes from the coding sequence ATGATTATCGTCACAGGCGGCGCCGGCATGATCGGCAGCAACATCATTAAGGCACTGAACGACAAGGGATATCGCGATATCCTGGTGGTGGATAACCTGAAAGACGGCACCAAGTTCGTCAACCTGGTCGATCTGGACATCGCCGACTATATCGATAAAGAAGACTTTATCGCCAGCATCGTGGCCGGCGACGATCTGGGCGATATCGAAGCGGTGTTCCACGAAGGCGCCTGCTCCGCGACCACCGAGTGGGACGGCAAGTACATGATGGACAATAACTATCAGTACTCCAAAGACCTGCTGCACTACTGCCTGGATCGCGAAATCCCGTTCTTGTATGCCTCCTCCGCCGCCACTTACGGCGGCCGCGAAGAGTTCATCGAAGAGCGTGAGTATGAAGCGCCGCTCAACGTTTACGGCTACTCCAAATTCCTGTTCGATCAGTACGTGCGCGAGATCCTGCCGGAAGCGGACTCGCAGATCTGCGGCTTCCGCTACTTCAACGTTTATGGCCCGCGCGAAGGCCACAAAGGCAGCATGGCCAGCGTCGCCTTCCACCTGAATACCCAGATCAACCGCGGCGAAAACCCGAAACTGTTCGCCGGCAGCGAAAACTTCAAGCGTGACTTCATCTACGTCGGCGACGTGGCGGCGGTTAACCTGTGGTTCTGGGAAACCGGCAAATCCGGCATCTTCAACTGCGGCACCGGCCGAGCGGAAACCTTCCAGGCGGTAGCCGACGCGGTGGTGGACTTCCATCAGAAAGGCGCTGTGGAATACATCGAGTTCCCGGAGAAGCTGAAAGGCCGCTATCAGGCGTACACCCAGGCCGATCTGACCAAGCTGCGCGCCGCCGGCTACAACGCACCGTTCAAAACGGTCGCCGAAGGCGTGAAAGAGTACATGGCCTGGTTGAACCGCACCGCATAA
- the rfaC gene encoding lipopolysaccharide heptosyltransferase RfaC: MQVLIVKTSSMGDVLHTLPALTDALQAIPDIRFDWVVEEGFSQIPTWHPAVDRVIPVAIRRWRKNWFGNDTRQQRCDFKRALQERRYDVVIDAQGLIKSAALITRIAKGNKHGPDCKSAREPFASWFYNVRHEVDKQQHAVERTRELFAKSLGYDKPGSYGDYAIAARFLSRPPADAGQYLVFLHATTRDDKHWPEQNWRELIALAADSGLKIKLPWGAEHEHQRALRLAEGFPHVEVLPKLSLQQVAEVLAGARGVVSVDTGLSHLTAALDKPNITLFGPTDPGLIGGYGQNQHSLISPEKSMATIDADTAWQALQKVIA; the protein is encoded by the coding sequence ATGCAGGTGTTAATTGTAAAAACCTCCTCGATGGGGGACGTGCTGCATACGCTGCCCGCCCTGACCGACGCGCTGCAGGCCATTCCCGATATCCGCTTCGACTGGGTGGTGGAAGAAGGCTTCAGCCAAATCCCCACCTGGCACCCGGCGGTAGATCGCGTGATCCCGGTGGCCATTCGCCGCTGGCGAAAAAACTGGTTCGGCAACGATACTCGGCAACAGCGCTGCGACTTCAAGCGCGCGCTGCAAGAACGCCGTTACGACGTGGTGATCGACGCGCAGGGCCTGATCAAAAGCGCCGCGCTGATCACGCGCATCGCCAAAGGCAACAAACATGGCCCGGACTGCAAGAGCGCGCGCGAGCCGTTCGCCAGCTGGTTCTACAACGTGCGCCATGAGGTAGACAAACAGCAGCACGCGGTGGAACGCACGCGCGAACTGTTCGCCAAAAGCCTCGGCTACGATAAACCGGGCAGCTACGGCGATTACGCCATCGCCGCACGCTTTCTCAGCCGCCCGCCGGCCGATGCCGGGCAGTATTTGGTGTTTCTGCACGCGACGACCCGTGACGATAAGCATTGGCCGGAGCAAAACTGGCGTGAGCTGATCGCGCTGGCGGCAGACAGCGGGCTGAAGATCAAACTGCCGTGGGGCGCAGAGCATGAACATCAGCGCGCGCTGCGCTTGGCGGAAGGTTTTCCACATGTCGAGGTGCTGCCGAAACTCAGCCTGCAGCAGGTGGCCGAGGTGCTGGCCGGCGCCAGGGGTGTGGTCTCGGTCGATACCGGGCTCAGCCATTTGACCGCCGCGCTCGACAAACCGAACATCACGCTGTTCGGGCCGACCGATCCCGGCCTGATCGGCGGTTACGGGCAAAATCAGCACTCGCTGATTTCGCCGGAAAAAAGCATGGCGACAATCGACGCCGATACGGCATGGCAGGCGTTGCAAAAGGTTATAGCATGA
- the rfaF gene encoding ADP-heptose--LPS heptosyltransferase RfaF yields MKILVIGPSWVGDMMMSQSLYRTLKAEYPSAEIDVMAPAWCRPLLARMPEVNQALAMPLGHGALGLGERRRLGRALRANRYDRAYVLPNSFKSALVPFFADIPQRIGWRGEMRYGLLNDVRVLDKTAFPLMVQRYVALAYDKGRVLRADDLPQPLLWPRLQVSDEEIADTTAAFNLTDSRPIVGFCPGAEFGPAKRWPHYHYAALAQRLIESGYQIALFGSAKDHEAGEQIRAALQDDARDFCLNLAGKTQLEQAVILIAACRAVVSNDSGLMHVAAALNKPLIALYGPSSPDFTPPLSDKARVIRLISGYHKVRKGDAEQGYHQSLIDIQPQQVLDALTPLLVASEE; encoded by the coding sequence ATGAAAATACTGGTTATCGGCCCTTCTTGGGTTGGCGACATGATGATGTCGCAAAGTCTCTATCGCACCCTGAAGGCCGAATACCCGTCGGCGGAGATCGATGTGATGGCGCCGGCCTGGTGCCGCCCGTTGCTGGCGCGCATGCCGGAAGTCAATCAGGCGCTGGCGATGCCGCTGGGCCACGGCGCGCTGGGGCTCGGCGAGCGCCGCCGCCTGGGGCGCGCTCTGCGCGCCAACCGTTACGATCGCGCTTACGTCCTGCCCAACTCGTTCAAATCCGCGCTGGTGCCCTTCTTCGCCGATATCCCGCAACGCATCGGCTGGCGGGGCGAAATGCGCTACGGCCTGCTGAACGACGTCCGCGTGCTCGACAAGACCGCCTTCCCGTTGATGGTGCAACGCTATGTGGCGCTGGCCTATGACAAAGGCCGCGTTCTGCGCGCCGACGATCTGCCGCAGCCGCTGCTGTGGCCGCGGCTGCAGGTGAGCGACGAAGAGATCGCCGACACCACCGCGGCCTTCAACCTGACCGACAGCCGCCCGATCGTCGGCTTCTGCCCAGGCGCGGAGTTCGGCCCCGCCAAGCGCTGGCCGCACTATCACTACGCGGCGCTGGCTCAGCGGCTGATCGAGAGCGGCTATCAAATCGCGCTGTTCGGTTCGGCAAAAGACCATGAGGCCGGCGAACAGATCCGCGCCGCGTTGCAGGACGACGCCCGCGATTTCTGCCTTAATCTGGCCGGGAAAACCCAGCTGGAGCAAGCAGTTATCCTGATCGCAGCCTGCCGGGCGGTGGTCAGCAACGACTCCGGTTTAATGCACGTTGCCGCAGCGTTGAACAAACCGCTGATAGCCTTATACGGCCCAAGCAGCCCCGACTTCACGCCGCCGCTTTCCGACAAGGCGCGGGTCATTCGCCTGATCAGCGGCTACCACAAGGTGCGTAAGGGCGATGCCGAGCAGGGATACCACCAAAGTTTGATCGATATTCAGCCGCAGCAAGTGTTGGATGCGCTGACGCCGTTACTTGTCGCCAGCGAGGAATAG
- a CDS encoding divergent polysaccharide deacetylase family protein: MRYVKTRTALLIGCLLQVYAAQAGKLSIVIDDVGYRPHEENAVLQMPTAISVAVLPNAPHARLMATRAHSQGREVLIHMPMAPLSKQPLERDTLQPSMSSDEIQRIIRNAVNNVPYAVGMNNHMGSAMTSSLPGMQKVMQALESYRLYFLDSMTIGSSQATRAAAGTGVKVIKRRVFLDDTANEADIRRQFNRAVELARRNGSAIAIGHPRPATVKVLQQMLPSLPADIVLVKPSALLNEPQGNGGGSYVPPPVKPQKPQPKNPFSGGIKQCKVKPPKEKANAGTALGVIADSIATSPPVTFIKRHWQHWTQTKPQT; the protein is encoded by the coding sequence TTGCGTTATGTCAAAACCCGTACAGCTTTGTTAATCGGCTGTCTGCTGCAGGTTTACGCTGCGCAGGCAGGAAAACTCTCCATCGTCATCGATGACGTGGGTTACCGCCCTCACGAAGAAAACGCGGTGCTGCAAATGCCGACGGCGATCTCGGTCGCAGTGTTGCCCAACGCGCCGCATGCCCGCCTGATGGCCACCCGCGCCCACAGCCAGGGCCGCGAAGTCTTGATCCACATGCCGATGGCGCCGCTCAGCAAACAGCCGCTGGAACGCGATACCCTGCAGCCTTCCATGAGCAGCGACGAGATCCAGCGCATCATCCGCAACGCGGTGAACAACGTGCCCTACGCGGTCGGCATGAACAACCACATGGGCAGCGCCATGACCTCCAGCCTGCCGGGCATGCAGAAAGTGATGCAGGCGCTCGAAAGCTACCGCCTGTACTTCCTCGACAGCATGACCATCGGCAGCAGCCAGGCGACCCGCGCTGCGGCCGGCACCGGCGTGAAAGTGATCAAACGCAGGGTGTTCCTCGACGATACCGCGAACGAAGCCGACATCCGCCGCCAGTTCAACCGCGCGGTCGAATTGGCGCGGCGCAACGGATCCGCCATCGCCATCGGCCACCCGCGCCCGGCGACGGTGAAGGTGCTGCAGCAGATGCTGCCGTCGCTGCCCGCCGATATCGTGCTGGTCAAACCGAGCGCGCTGCTGAACGAACCGCAGGGCAATGGTGGTGGCAGCTACGTCCCGCCGCCGGTCAAACCGCAAAAACCGCAGCCGAAGAACCCGTTCAGCGGCGGCATCAAGCAGTGCAAGGTCAAACCGCCGAAGGAAAAAGCCAACGCCGGCACCGCGCTGGGCGTTATCGCCGACAGCATTGCCACCTCGCCGCCGGTGACCTTCATCAAGCGTCATTGGCAGCACTGGACGCAAACCAAACCGCAAACATAA
- the kbl gene encoding glycine C-acetyltransferase encodes MSASFYQQLEQQLAATRSEGLFKEERIITSAQQADIAVADGSHVINFCANNYLGLANHPALIAAAKSGMDSHGFGMASVRFICGTQDSHKQLEQKLAAFLGMEDAILYSSCFDANGGLFETLLGPEDAIISDALNHASIIDGVRLCKAKRYRYANNDMTELAAQLKQAKADGARHILIATDGVFSMDGVIANLKGVCDLADEYQALVMVDDSHAVGFVGANGRGTHEYCEVMGRVDIITGTLGKALGGASGGYTAAKKEVVEWLRQRSRPYLFSNSLAPAIVAASIKVLELLEEGDALRDRLWANARLFREKMTAAGFTLAGADHAIIPVMLGEAKLAQEFANALLKEGIYVTGFFYPVVPKGQARIRTQMSADHTPEQIERAVAAFTRIGKDLGVIA; translated from the coding sequence ATGTCAGCGTCTTTTTATCAGCAGTTGGAACAACAGCTTGCCGCCACGCGCAGTGAAGGGCTGTTCAAGGAAGAACGCATCATCACCTCCGCGCAACAGGCGGATATCGCCGTCGCCGACGGCAGCCATGTGATCAACTTCTGCGCCAATAACTACCTGGGCCTGGCCAACCACCCGGCGCTGATCGCCGCCGCCAAGTCGGGCATGGACAGCCACGGTTTCGGCATGGCGTCGGTGCGCTTCATCTGCGGCACCCAGGACAGCCACAAGCAGCTGGAACAGAAACTGGCGGCCTTTTTGGGCATGGAAGACGCGATCCTGTACTCCTCTTGCTTCGACGCCAACGGCGGGCTGTTCGAAACCCTGCTCGGCCCGGAAGACGCCATTATCTCCGATGCGCTGAACCACGCGTCGATCATCGACGGCGTGCGCCTGTGCAAGGCCAAGCGCTATCGCTATGCCAATAACGACATGACCGAGCTGGCCGCGCAGCTGAAGCAGGCCAAAGCCGACGGCGCGCGTCACATCCTGATCGCCACCGACGGCGTCTTCTCTATGGACGGCGTGATCGCCAACCTGAAAGGGGTTTGCGATCTGGCGGACGAATACCAGGCGCTGGTGATGGTGGATGACTCTCACGCGGTGGGCTTTGTCGGCGCCAACGGGCGCGGCACCCATGAATACTGCGAAGTGATGGGCCGCGTCGATATCATCACCGGTACGTTAGGCAAAGCGCTGGGCGGCGCGTCCGGCGGCTACACCGCCGCCAAGAAAGAAGTGGTGGAGTGGCTGCGCCAGCGTTCGCGCCCGTACCTGTTCTCCAACTCGCTGGCGCCGGCGATCGTCGCCGCGTCGATCAAAGTGCTGGAACTGCTGGAAGAGGGCGATGCCCTGCGCGATCGCCTGTGGGCCAATGCGCGTCTGTTCCGCGAAAAAATGACCGCCGCCGGCTTCACGTTGGCCGGCGCCGATCACGCCATCATCCCGGTGATGCTGGGTGAGGCGAAGTTGGCGCAGGAATTCGCCAATGCGTTGCTCAAGGAAGGCATCTATGTGACCGGTTTCTTCTATCCGGTGGTGCCGAAAGGCCAGGCGCGCATCCGCACCCAGATGTCCGCCGACCACACCCCGGAGCAAATCGAACGCGCAGTGGCGGCGTTTACACGTATCGGTAAGGATCTTGGCGTTATTGCATAA
- the gpmM gene encoding 2,3-bisphosphoglycerate-independent phosphoglycerate mutase, which yields MSNNKKPMVLVILDGYGHREERQDNAILNAGTPVMDRLWREQPHTLIAASGLDVGLPDGQMGNSEVGHVNLGAGRIVYQDLTRLDKAIADGDFFTNPVLTAAVDKAVAAGKAVHIMGLLSPGGVHSHDEHILAMIKLAAQRGAKAIYLHAFLDGRDTPPRSAEAPLQRCRDAFAALGVGRIASLIGRYYAMDRDNRWDRVQLAYDLLTAAKGDSVAEDAIAGLQAAYQRGENDEFVRPTVIRAAGEADAAMQDGDALIFMNFRADRARQITRAFVNADFDGFPRAKQVQFGDFVMLTEYAADIATACAYPPAPLANTFGEWLMKHDKTQLRISETEKYAHVTFFYNGGVEAPFKGEDRVLVNSPQVATYDLQPEMSAAELTDKLLSAIRSGKYDAIICNYPNGDMVGHTGVYEAAVKAVETLDACIAQVVDAVRDVDGQLLITADHGNAEQMRDPATGQAHTAHTSLPVPLIYVGKPARAVEGGKLSDIAPTLLTLMGMEIPQEMTGKPLFIVE from the coding sequence ATGTCGAACAACAAAAAACCGATGGTCCTGGTGATCCTGGACGGTTACGGCCACCGTGAAGAGCGGCAGGACAACGCGATCCTGAACGCCGGCACCCCGGTGATGGATCGTCTGTGGCGGGAGCAGCCGCATACGCTGATCGCCGCCTCCGGGCTGGATGTCGGCCTGCCCGATGGGCAAATGGGCAACTCCGAAGTCGGCCACGTCAATCTGGGCGCCGGGCGCATTGTGTACCAGGATCTGACCCGGCTGGACAAAGCGATCGCCGACGGCGACTTCTTCACCAACCCGGTGCTGACCGCCGCCGTCGATAAGGCCGTAGCGGCCGGCAAGGCGGTGCATATCATGGGTCTGCTGTCGCCGGGCGGCGTGCACAGCCATGACGAGCACATCCTGGCCATGATCAAGCTGGCCGCCCAACGCGGCGCCAAAGCCATTTATCTGCATGCCTTCCTTGATGGGCGCGACACGCCGCCGCGCAGCGCCGAAGCCCCGCTGCAACGCTGCCGCGACGCCTTCGCCGCATTGGGCGTCGGGCGCATCGCCTCGCTGATCGGCCGCTACTACGCGATGGACCGCGACAACCGCTGGGATCGCGTGCAGCTGGCCTATGACCTGCTGACCGCAGCCAAAGGCGATTCCGTGGCCGAGGATGCGATCGCCGGCCTGCAGGCTGCTTATCAGCGCGGTGAAAACGACGAGTTCGTCAGACCGACCGTGATCCGCGCCGCCGGTGAGGCCGATGCCGCAATGCAGGACGGCGACGCGTTGATCTTCATGAACTTCCGCGCCGACCGCGCGCGCCAGATCACCCGCGCTTTCGTGAACGCCGACTTCGACGGTTTCCCGCGTGCCAAGCAGGTGCAGTTCGGCGATTTCGTGATGCTGACCGAATACGCCGCCGACATCGCGACAGCCTGCGCCTATCCGCCGGCGCCGCTGGCCAACACCTTCGGCGAATGGCTGATGAAGCACGACAAAACCCAGCTGCGCATCTCGGAAACCGAAAAATACGCCCACGTCACCTTCTTCTATAACGGCGGCGTGGAAGCGCCGTTCAAGGGAGAAGACCGCGTGCTGGTCAACTCGCCGCAGGTCGCCACCTATGATCTGCAGCCGGAGATGAGCGCCGCCGAACTGACCGACAAGCTGCTGAGCGCCATCCGCAGCGGCAAATACGACGCCATCATCTGCAACTACCCGAACGGCGACATGGTGGGGCATACCGGCGTGTATGAAGCAGCGGTCAAAGCGGTGGAAACGCTGGACGCCTGCATCGCTCAGGTGGTTGACGCGGTGCGCGACGTCGACGGCCAACTGCTGATCACCGCCGATCACGGCAACGCCGAGCAGATGCGCGATCCGGCCACCGGCCAGGCGCACACCGCCCACACCAGCCTGCCGGTGCCGCTGATTTACGTCGGCAAACCGGCGCGCGCGGTCGAAGGCGGCAAGCTTTCGGACATCGCGCCAACCCTGTTAACGCTGATGGGAATGGAAATCCCGCAAGAGATGACTGGTAAGCCGCTGTTCATCGTGGAATAA
- the tdh gene encoding L-threonine 3-dehydrogenase: MKALSKLKAEEGIWMTDVPQPELGHNDIMIKIRKTAICGTDVHIYNWDEWSQKTIPVPMVVGHEYVGEVVAIGQEVKGFNIGDRVSGEGHITCGHCRNCRGGRTHLCRNTVGVGVNRPGSFAEYLVIPAFNAFKIPDNISDELASIFDPFGNAVHTALSFDLVGEDVLVSGAGPIGIMAAAVCKHVGARHVVITDVNEYRLELARKMGVTRAVNVSKENLSDVMAELGMTEGFDVGLEMSGAPPAFRTLLNAMNHGGRIAMLGIPPSDMSIDWNQVIFKGLFIKGIYGREMFETWYKMAALIQSGLDLTPIITHRFSIDEFQQGFDAMRSGKSGKVVLSWD, from the coding sequence ATGAAAGCACTGTCAAAACTGAAAGCGGAAGAAGGGATTTGGATGACCGACGTGCCTCAGCCGGAGCTGGGCCACAACGACATCATGATCAAAATCCGCAAAACCGCGATCTGCGGCACCGATGTGCATATCTACAACTGGGACGAGTGGTCGCAAAAGACCATTCCGGTTCCGATGGTGGTCGGCCATGAATACGTGGGCGAAGTGGTGGCGATCGGTCAGGAAGTCAAAGGTTTCAACATCGGCGATCGCGTGTCCGGCGAAGGCCATATCACCTGCGGCCACTGCCGCAACTGCCGCGGCGGCCGCACGCACCTGTGCCGCAACACCGTCGGCGTGGGCGTGAACCGCCCGGGCAGCTTCGCGGAATACCTGGTGATCCCGGCGTTCAACGCCTTCAAGATCCCGGATAACATCTCCGACGAACTGGCTTCGATCTTTGATCCGTTCGGTAACGCAGTGCATACCGCGCTGTCGTTCGATCTGGTTGGGGAAGACGTGCTGGTGTCCGGCGCCGGTCCGATCGGCATCATGGCGGCGGCGGTGTGCAAACACGTCGGCGCCCGCCATGTGGTGATCACCGACGTTAACGAATACCGCCTGGAACTGGCGCGCAAGATGGGCGTGACCCGTGCGGTGAACGTCAGCAAGGAAAACCTCAGCGACGTGATGGCCGAACTGGGCATGACCGAAGGGTTCGACGTCGGCCTGGAAATGTCCGGCGCGCCGCCGGCGTTCCGCACGCTGCTCAATGCGATGAACCACGGCGGGCGCATCGCCATGCTGGGCATTCCGCCTTCGGATATGTCGATCGACTGGAATCAGGTCATCTTCAAAGGGCTGTTTATCAAAGGGATTTACGGCCGTGAAATGTTCGAGACCTGGTACAAGATGGCGGCGCTGATCCAGTCCGGCCTGGATTTGACCCCGATCATCACCCACCGTTTCTCGATCGACGAGTTCCAGCAGGGCTTCGACGCCATGCGCTCCGGCAAGTCGGGCAAAGTGGTGCTGAGCTGGGATTGA
- the envC gene encoding murein hydrolase activator EnvC, with the protein MREKAFFALSRVTRSANAGSRPLPERTAPRTFTAMCASVFCAGVLLLPLAGQAAEDNKSQLKDIQQSIAEKEKAVKQQQQQRSSLQDQLRQQEKTIAQASRQLRDTQGTLTQLGKDISGLNASIAKLQKQQSTQQNLLAKQLDAAFRQGQHSAVQLILSGEESQRSERILAYFGYLNEARQKTIEELKQTRAELAKQKTTLVAKQGQQKSLLSEQQTQQQKLEQARGARKKTLTALEASLEKDQQRLVELRQNEARMRDKIARAEREARARAEREAREAAKVREQVRIKEQQAKKTGTTYKPSEADRSLMARTGGLGRPAGQLMWPVRGRTLHGFGEQQQGELRWKGMVIEAREGSEVKAVADGRVLLADWLQGYGLMVVVEHGKGDMSVYGYNQSALVNVGAQVRAGQPIALVGTSGGQGTPSLYFEIRRQGQAVNPLPWLGR; encoded by the coding sequence ATGAGGGAGAAGGCGTTTTTTGCACTATCAAGGGTAACCCGAAGCGCAAACGCAGGCAGCCGGCCGCTGCCTGAACGCACCGCGCCAAGGACGTTCACCGCCATGTGCGCCAGCGTATTTTGCGCTGGCGTCTTGCTGTTGCCGCTCGCCGGCCAGGCGGCGGAAGACAATAAATCCCAGCTGAAAGACATTCAGCAGAGCATCGCCGAGAAAGAAAAGGCGGTGAAGCAGCAGCAACAGCAGCGCAGCTCGCTGCAGGATCAGCTGCGTCAACAGGAAAAAACCATCGCCCAGGCCAGCCGCCAGTTGCGCGACACCCAGGGCACGCTCACCCAGTTGGGCAAGGACATTTCCGGCCTGAACGCCTCGATAGCCAAACTGCAAAAACAGCAATCGACCCAGCAAAACCTCCTCGCCAAACAGCTCGACGCCGCCTTCCGGCAAGGGCAGCACAGCGCCGTGCAGCTGATCCTCAGCGGTGAAGAAAGCCAGCGCAGCGAACGTATTCTGGCCTATTTCGGTTATCTGAACGAAGCGCGCCAGAAAACCATCGAAGAGCTGAAACAGACCCGCGCCGAGCTGGCGAAGCAAAAAACCACGCTGGTGGCCAAACAGGGCCAGCAAAAATCCTTACTGAGCGAACAACAGACGCAGCAGCAGAAGCTGGAGCAGGCGCGCGGCGCCCGCAAGAAAACGCTGACCGCGCTGGAAGCCTCGCTGGAAAAAGACCAACAACGCCTGGTGGAACTGCGCCAAAACGAAGCCCGCATGCGCGACAAGATCGCTCGGGCGGAGCGCGAAGCCCGTGCGCGCGCCGAACGCGAAGCGCGTGAAGCGGCCAAAGTGCGCGAACAGGTGCGCATCAAGGAACAGCAGGCGAAGAAAACCGGCACCACCTACAAACCTAGCGAAGCCGATCGCTCGCTGATGGCGCGAACCGGCGGCCTCGGTCGTCCGGCCGGCCAGCTGATGTGGCCGGTGCGCGGCCGCACGCTGCACGGCTTTGGCGAGCAGCAGCAGGGCGAGCTACGCTGGAAAGGCATGGTGATCGAAGCCCGCGAAGGCAGCGAAGTGAAAGCCGTCGCCGATGGCCGCGTGCTGCTGGCCGACTGGCTGCAAGGCTATGGCCTGATGGTGGTGGTCGAACACGGTAAAGGCGACATGAGCGTGTACGGCTACAACCAAAGCGCGTTGGTCAACGTCGGGGCGCAGGTGCGCGCCGGCCAGCCGATCGCTCTGGTCGGCACCAGCGGCGGCCAGGGAACGCCGTCGCTCTATTTCGAAATCCGTCGTCAGGGACAGGCGGTTAACCCACTGCCGTGGTTGGGAAGATAG